From Solwaraspora sp. WMMD1047, the proteins below share one genomic window:
- a CDS encoding pyrimidine reductase family protein — protein MTADFPVRQLWPAPAGAGGPLDDEALIARYPRAVVPWLRVNFVTSIDGAAELDGRSAGLSGGPDKRVFGILRMVCDALLVGAGTLRQERYRALRPTAARRAWRRRHGLPEFPTLVVVSAGLDLDPAQPAFAEAPVRPVVLTHTAAEPPPGLTGVAELVRCGDDRIDLAAGLAHLRRRGLHQVLCEGGPRLFGALTAADLVDEVCLTVAPLLAGPGPGRISTGPTGPEAAGPEAPGPEAAARLLPLRHALGADDGTLLLRHARD, from the coding sequence ATGACCGCTGATTTTCCGGTCCGCCAACTCTGGCCGGCGCCGGCCGGAGCCGGTGGACCGCTGGACGACGAGGCGCTCATCGCGCGCTACCCCCGGGCAGTTGTTCCCTGGCTGCGGGTCAACTTCGTGACCAGCATCGACGGCGCGGCCGAACTCGACGGCCGGTCGGCCGGGCTCTCCGGCGGCCCGGACAAGCGGGTCTTCGGCATCCTGCGGATGGTCTGCGACGCGCTGCTGGTCGGCGCCGGCACCCTGCGCCAGGAGCGGTACCGGGCGCTGCGGCCCACCGCCGCCCGACGTGCCTGGCGCCGCCGGCACGGGCTGCCCGAGTTCCCCACCCTGGTGGTGGTCTCGGCCGGCCTCGACCTCGATCCGGCCCAACCCGCCTTCGCCGAGGCGCCGGTCCGCCCGGTGGTGCTCACCCACACCGCCGCCGAACCGCCACCCGGTCTGACCGGGGTGGCCGAGCTGGTCCGCTGCGGCGACGACCGGATCGACCTCGCCGCCGGCCTGGCGCACCTGCGCCGGCGCGGCCTGCACCAGGTGCTCTGCGAGGGCGGACCCCGGCTGTTCGGCGCGCTCACCGCGGCCGACCTGGTCGACGAGGTCTGCCTCACCGTGGCGCCGCTGCTGGCCGGCCCCGGCCCCGGCCGGATCAGCACCGGCCCCACCGGACCGGAAGCCGCCGGACCGGAAGCCCCCGGGCCGGAAGCGGCCGCCCGCCTGCTGCCGCTGCGGCACGCGCTCGGCGCCGACGACGGAACGCTGTTGCTCCGACACGCACGGGACTGA
- a CDS encoding extracellular solute-binding protein: protein MSVTTRRRRVAAVALAAITALGGTAACGGDDEPEAGEKPATLVVETFGEFGYDELVKKYEQESGIKIELRKTAQLGEYRPKLVRALATGKGAGDVVALEEGILNEFKSNPANWADLSELIEDHSSEYLQWKWELGKAADGRLIGLPTDVGSLAVCYRRDLFEAAKLPTERDQVTALWPTWDAFIETGKKYREATGKGMLDSITTAASAVMVQAGGDLFYDAENNVIADKSQAVKTAWDTSVAIADANITAEAATWSPEWSAGFKQGTFAATLCPSWMLGIVQENSGEENSGKWDVAGVPGGAGNWGGSWLAVPEQSKYPEEAAKLAEFLTNANSQIEAFKLKGPLPTNLEALQNPDFVSYTNPYFNNAPTGKIFGESVSKIEPLTYGPKHQAIKENAMDPALRAYESGQINATEAWEQFMKDAPVQGAF, encoded by the coding sequence ATGAGCGTCACGACGCGCCGCAGGCGGGTCGCAGCCGTCGCTCTGGCCGCGATCACCGCCCTTGGCGGGACCGCGGCGTGCGGCGGCGACGACGAGCCGGAGGCCGGCGAAAAGCCGGCCACCCTGGTTGTCGAAACGTTCGGCGAGTTCGGCTACGACGAACTGGTCAAGAAGTACGAGCAGGAATCCGGCATCAAGATCGAGCTGCGGAAGACCGCTCAGCTCGGTGAGTACCGTCCCAAGCTCGTCCGGGCGCTCGCCACCGGCAAGGGCGCGGGTGACGTGGTCGCGCTGGAGGAGGGCATCCTCAACGAGTTCAAGTCGAACCCGGCCAACTGGGCCGACCTGAGCGAGCTGATCGAGGACCACAGCAGCGAGTACCTGCAGTGGAAGTGGGAGCTGGGCAAGGCCGCCGACGGCCGGCTGATCGGCCTGCCGACCGACGTCGGTTCGCTGGCGGTCTGCTACCGGCGTGACCTGTTCGAGGCGGCCAAGCTGCCGACCGAGCGGGACCAGGTGACCGCGCTCTGGCCCACCTGGGACGCCTTCATCGAGACCGGCAAGAAGTACCGCGAGGCCACCGGCAAGGGCATGCTGGACTCGATCACCACCGCCGCCAGCGCCGTCATGGTGCAGGCGGGTGGCGACCTCTTCTACGACGCCGAGAACAACGTCATCGCCGACAAGAGCCAGGCCGTGAAGACGGCGTGGGACACCTCGGTGGCGATCGCCGACGCCAACATCACCGCTGAGGCGGCGACCTGGTCGCCGGAGTGGTCCGCCGGCTTCAAGCAGGGCACCTTCGCCGCCACCCTCTGCCCGTCCTGGATGCTCGGCATCGTGCAGGAGAACTCGGGCGAGGAGAACAGCGGCAAGTGGGACGTCGCGGGCGTGCCCGGCGGTGCCGGCAACTGGGGCGGCTCCTGGCTCGCCGTGCCGGAGCAGAGCAAGTACCCGGAGGAGGCCGCGAAGCTGGCCGAGTTCCTGACCAACGCCAACAGCCAGATCGAGGCCTTCAAGCTCAAGGGCCCGCTGCCGACGAACCTGGAGGCGTTGCAGAACCCGGACTTCGTCTCCTACACCAACCCGTACTTCAACAACGCTCCGACCGGCAAGATCTTCGGGGAGAGCGTGTCGAAGATCGAGCCGCTGACCTACGGGCCGAAGCACCAGGCGATCAAGGAGAACGCGATGGACCCGGCGCTGCGCGCGTACGAGAGCGGGCAGATCAACGCCACCGAGGCCTGGGAGCAGTTCATGAAGGACGCTCCCGTCCAGGGCGCATTCTGA
- a CDS encoding SMC family ATPase: MRPLRLDLAGFTVFRDETTVDFTDADFFALVGPTGSGKSTVLDAICFALYGTVPRWGSTRGIGNALAPSANEARVRLVFDSGGARYVASRVVRRDARGSVKTANAGLQLMPAGFDPGRLDTGLTPDDLGEVIAGTPAEMDQAVLDAIGLPYEQFTSCVVLPQGQFADFLHAKPATRQQILVNLLGLGVYERVQKLAAARATEAETRLTEVDRMLAGLGGADEAALAAAGERVEAMRALAAAVDSAVPELERADRAADEAAGRLAALDAEIAELDRLRPPATAAAVAEAVTAARAAAAEAAAAVTAAEEREEKVRGELAAAGDDTAIRLLLKAHEEHDRVAGEAAGIRAALAEATAEHAAAAGALDRARAVADRATAELEAARQSYQDAQTADRAAALRAQLTVDAPCPVCAQPVPAVPDLPAGSAVAAAEAAGKAARAAADTAGRAVAEAERVVRDLERALDRARDRSGQLDAALVELTGQLADSPGPAALRRELATVAKLRRDLEQAGGAVRAARDANRRGRAGVEAAEERMRAAWRDFDTARDAVARLGPPPADREDVAAAWTALAGWAAGSVAGRRSDRAGAAEAVAAARATATELAGRIGDLFTAAGLPVSTDHRRAAAVAVERAEADRQRLVERREQVDRLTGQRDGHERDARTARSLAGHLRANNFERWLLAEALDLLVEGASGILRELSGGQYDLIHDKGEFFVVDHHDAGLRRGVRTLSGGETFQASLALALALSEQLAGLSTAAASLESIVLDEGFGTLDVATLDTVAATLENLAARGDRMVGLVTHVPALAERVPVRFEVSKDARTARIERTGL, encoded by the coding sequence GTGCGCCCACTGCGACTCGACCTGGCCGGCTTCACGGTCTTCCGTGACGAGACCACCGTCGACTTCACCGACGCCGACTTCTTCGCCCTGGTCGGGCCGACCGGCTCGGGCAAGTCGACGGTGCTCGACGCGATCTGCTTCGCCCTCTACGGCACGGTGCCGCGCTGGGGCAGCACCCGGGGCATCGGCAACGCGCTCGCCCCGTCCGCCAACGAGGCCCGGGTCCGGCTGGTCTTCGACTCCGGCGGGGCGCGCTACGTGGCCAGCCGAGTGGTCCGCCGGGACGCCCGGGGCAGCGTGAAGACCGCCAACGCCGGCCTGCAGCTGATGCCGGCCGGGTTCGACCCCGGCCGGCTCGACACCGGCCTGACCCCGGACGACCTGGGCGAGGTGATCGCCGGTACGCCGGCCGAGATGGACCAGGCGGTGCTGGACGCCATCGGCCTGCCGTACGAGCAGTTCACCAGCTGCGTGGTGCTGCCGCAGGGGCAGTTCGCCGACTTCCTGCACGCCAAGCCGGCCACCCGCCAGCAGATCCTGGTCAACCTGCTGGGGCTCGGCGTCTACGAGCGGGTGCAGAAGCTGGCCGCCGCGCGGGCCACCGAGGCCGAGACCCGGCTCACCGAGGTGGACCGGATGCTGGCCGGGCTGGGCGGCGCCGACGAGGCGGCGCTGGCGGCGGCCGGCGAGCGGGTCGAGGCGATGCGGGCGCTGGCGGCGGCCGTCGACTCGGCCGTACCGGAGCTGGAGCGCGCCGACCGCGCGGCGGACGAGGCGGCCGGGCGGCTGGCCGCGCTGGACGCGGAGATCGCCGAGCTGGACCGGCTGCGGCCGCCGGCCACCGCGGCCGCCGTGGCCGAGGCGGTGACCGCCGCCCGCGCCGCGGCCGCCGAGGCCGCGGCGGCCGTCACGGCCGCCGAGGAGCGGGAGGAGAAGGTACGCGGCGAGCTGGCCGCCGCCGGCGACGACACCGCGATCCGGCTGCTGCTGAAGGCGCACGAGGAGCACGACCGGGTCGCCGGGGAGGCGGCCGGGATCCGCGCCGCGCTGGCCGAGGCGACCGCCGAGCACGCCGCCGCGGCCGGGGCCCTGGACCGGGCCCGGGCGGTCGCCGACCGGGCCACCGCCGAGCTGGAGGCCGCCCGGCAGTCCTACCAGGACGCCCAGACCGCGGACCGGGCGGCGGCGCTGCGCGCGCAGCTCACCGTCGACGCGCCCTGCCCGGTCTGCGCGCAGCCGGTGCCCGCGGTGCCGGACCTGCCGGCCGGGTCGGCGGTGGCGGCGGCCGAGGCGGCCGGCAAGGCGGCGCGGGCGGCGGCCGACACCGCCGGCCGCGCGGTCGCCGAGGCCGAGCGGGTGGTCCGCGACCTCGAACGCGCCCTCGACCGGGCCCGCGACCGGTCCGGCCAGCTCGACGCTGCCCTGGTCGAGCTGACCGGCCAGCTCGCCGACTCGCCCGGGCCGGCCGCCCTGCGGCGGGAGCTGGCCACGGTGGCGAAGCTGCGCCGCGACCTGGAACAGGCCGGCGGCGCGGTGCGCGCCGCCCGGGACGCCAACCGGCGGGGCCGGGCCGGGGTGGAGGCGGCCGAGGAGCGGATGCGGGCGGCCTGGCGGGACTTCGACACCGCCCGGGACGCGGTCGCCCGGCTCGGTCCGCCGCCGGCCGACCGCGAGGACGTGGCGGCGGCCTGGACGGCGCTTGCCGGCTGGGCGGCCGGGTCGGTCGCCGGCCGGCGCTCCGACCGAGCCGGTGCCGCCGAGGCGGTGGCGGCGGCGCGGGCGACCGCGACCGAGCTCGCCGGCCGGATCGGCGACCTCTTCACCGCCGCCGGGTTGCCGGTCTCGACCGACCACCGGCGGGCGGCGGCGGTCGCGGTGGAGCGGGCCGAGGCGGACCGTCAGCGCCTGGTGGAGCGGCGCGAGCAGGTCGACCGGCTCACCGGGCAGCGGGACGGGCACGAGCGGGACGCCCGGACGGCGAGGTCGCTCGCCGGTCACCTGCGGGCCAACAACTTCGAACGCTGGCTGCTGGCCGAAGCGCTCGACCTGCTGGTCGAGGGGGCCTCCGGCATCCTGCGGGAACTCTCCGGCGGGCAGTACGACCTGATCCACGACAAGGGCGAGTTCTTCGTGGTGGACCACCACGACGCCGGGCTGCGCCGTGGGGTGCGCACGCTCTCCGGTGGCGAGACGTTCCAGGCCTCCCTGGCGCTGGCGTTGGCGCTGTCCGAGCAGCTGGCCGGCCTGTCGACGGCCGCGGCGAGTCTGGAGTCGATCGTGCTCGACGAGGGTTTCGGCACCCTGGACGTGGCCACCCTGGACACCGTGGCGGCCACCCTGGAGAACCTGGCCGCCCGGGGCGACCGGATGGTCGGCCTGGTGACCCACGTGCCGGCGCTGGCCGAACGGGTGCCGGTCCGGTTCGAGGTCAGCAAGGACGCCCGGACCGCCCGGATCGAACGGACCGGCCTGTGA
- a CDS encoding exonuclease SbcCD subunit D has translation MKILHTSDWHVGKVLKGQSRLGEHVAVLAQLVEVARDERPDLVIVAGDLYDTAAPTPDATRLVTRALSALRGTGATVVAIGGNHDNGAALDALRPWAEAAGVALRGSVRDSAADHLIEGVTAGGERWRLVALPFLSQRYAVRAVEMYELTAAEATQTYADHVGRLIGRLTEGFTGDAVNLITAHLTVVGGRTGGGEREAHTVLGYAVPATIFPTGAHYVALGHLHRAQQVLGPCPIRYSGSPLAIDFGEEENVCSVTIVEVTASTAARAREVPITAGTPLRTVRGTVAELAEIDAGDAWLRAYVREAPRAGLREEVQELLPRALEVRIDPDLVPASPTGRPAARRAGRSPGELFADYLDSRGHGEDGVRELFAELLEEVDR, from the coding sequence GTGAAGATCCTGCACACCTCCGACTGGCACGTCGGCAAGGTCCTCAAGGGACAGTCCCGGCTCGGCGAGCACGTCGCCGTGCTGGCCCAGCTCGTCGAGGTGGCCCGCGACGAACGGCCGGACCTGGTCATCGTCGCCGGTGACCTCTACGACACGGCGGCGCCCACCCCGGACGCCACCCGGCTGGTCACCCGGGCGCTCTCCGCGCTGCGCGGCACCGGCGCGACGGTGGTGGCGATCGGCGGCAACCACGACAACGGCGCGGCGCTGGACGCGCTGCGGCCGTGGGCCGAGGCGGCCGGCGTGGCGCTGCGCGGCAGCGTCCGGGACAGCGCCGCCGACCACCTGATCGAGGGGGTCACCGCCGGCGGCGAGCGGTGGCGGCTGGTGGCCCTGCCGTTCCTGTCCCAGCGGTACGCGGTGCGGGCCGTGGAGATGTACGAGCTGACCGCCGCCGAGGCGACCCAGACCTACGCCGACCACGTCGGGCGGCTGATCGGCCGGCTCACCGAGGGCTTCACCGGCGACGCGGTGAACCTGATCACCGCCCACCTGACCGTGGTCGGCGGCCGGACCGGCGGCGGCGAGCGGGAGGCGCACACCGTGCTCGGCTACGCCGTACCGGCGACGATCTTCCCGACCGGCGCGCACTACGTCGCCCTCGGGCACCTGCACCGGGCCCAGCAGGTGCTCGGTCCCTGCCCGATCCGCTACAGCGGCAGCCCGCTGGCGATCGACTTCGGCGAGGAGGAGAACGTCTGCTCGGTCACGATCGTCGAGGTGACGGCGTCGACCGCCGCGCGGGCGCGGGAGGTGCCGATCACCGCCGGCACCCCGCTGCGGACCGTCCGGGGCACGGTCGCCGAGCTGGCCGAGATCGACGCCGGGGACGCCTGGCTGCGGGCGTACGTGCGGGAGGCGCCCCGGGCCGGGCTGCGCGAAGAGGTGCAGGAGCTGCTGCCGCGGGCGTTGGAGGTCCGGATCGACCCGGACCTGGTGCCGGCCTCCCCCACCGGCCGGCCGGCGGCCCGGCGGGCCGGCCGCTCACCCGGCGAACTGTTCGCCGACTACCTGGACAGCCGGGGACACGGCGAGGACGGGGTCCGGGAGCTCTTCGCCGAACTACTGGAGGAGGTGGACCGGTAG
- a CDS encoding fused MFS/spermidine synthase — MGRKRESAARPSVPVAGGLAELAPDPDRPRGYTLLVDGTPQSHVDLDDPTHLEFEYVRRMAAAIDLHAPAGQPLRVLHLGGGALTLPRYVAATRRGSTQRVVEVDERLVELVRRELPWRPDPRLRVRVADARQVVVGSRDGDYDLVVADVFAGARTPAHLTSVEFVTEVARVLRPAGAYLVNLADGQPLRYARGQVATVRAVLPAACLAADAAVLRGRRYGNLVLVAGRVEPPVPELIRRVAGDWFPGRVLHGADLDRFTGGAPVVRDATARQSPPPPAGTFTVTG; from the coding sequence GTGGGACGAAAGCGGGAGTCGGCGGCCCGGCCGTCCGTGCCGGTGGCCGGTGGCCTCGCCGAACTGGCGCCGGACCCGGACCGGCCGCGCGGCTACACCCTGCTGGTCGACGGCACCCCGCAGTCGCACGTCGACCTCGACGACCCGACCCACCTGGAGTTCGAGTACGTCCGGCGGATGGCCGCCGCGATCGACCTGCACGCCCCGGCGGGCCAGCCGCTGCGGGTGCTGCACCTCGGCGGGGGTGCGCTCACCCTGCCCCGCTACGTCGCCGCCACCCGGCGCGGCTCGACCCAGCGGGTGGTGGAGGTCGACGAGCGCCTGGTCGAGCTGGTCCGGCGGGAGCTGCCCTGGCGACCGGACCCCCGGCTGCGGGTCCGGGTCGCCGACGCCCGCCAGGTCGTCGTCGGCAGCCGCGACGGCGACTACGACCTGGTGGTGGCGGACGTCTTCGCCGGTGCCCGGACGCCGGCGCACCTGACCTCGGTGGAGTTCGTCACCGAGGTGGCCCGGGTGCTGCGCCCGGCCGGCGCGTACCTGGTGAACCTGGCGGACGGGCAGCCGCTGCGGTACGCCCGCGGCCAGGTGGCCACGGTCCGCGCGGTGCTGCCGGCCGCCTGCCTGGCCGCCGACGCGGCGGTGCTGCGCGGCCGGCGGTACGGCAACCTGGTGCTGGTCGCCGGCCGGGTCGAGCCGCCGGTGCCCGAGCTGATCCGGCGGGTGGCCGGCGACTGGTTCCCGGGCCGGGTGCTGCACGGCGCGGACCTGGACCGGTTCACCGGAGGCGCCCCGGTGGTACGCGACGCCACCGCCCGGCAATCCCCGCCGCCACCTGCCGGAACTTTCACCGTCACCGGTTGA
- a CDS encoding sigma-70 family RNA polymerase sigma factor, with amino-acid sequence MHAVAGGLRVDRVGVDRVCTTRPIRPRKTLDVRPRDRDDRPVTPRPAPGRHHAGPAEVNHSDELVRLLYEEHSAPLLMFVLRLTGGDRQRAEDVVQETLLRAWRNAHRLGAQGQASLRPWLVTVARRIVIDDHRSEQARPAETFDRDLEVFSEADETDRVLRQMTVSDALRTLSQPHREILVATYFRGRTVPEAAEELGLPLGTAKSRVYYALRALRAALQERGVTE; translated from the coding sequence ATGCACGCGGTAGCGGGCGGCTTGCGTGTGGATAGGGTAGGTGTGGATCGGGTCTGCACCACTCGCCCAATCCGTCCCAGGAAAACTCTCGACGTGAGGCCACGTGATCGCGATGATAGGCCGGTGACCCCCCGACCGGCTCCGGGCCGCCATCATGCCGGGCCGGCGGAGGTCAACCACTCCGACGAGCTGGTCCGGCTGCTCTACGAGGAGCATTCCGCACCACTGTTGATGTTCGTGCTCCGGCTCACCGGCGGCGACCGGCAGCGGGCCGAGGACGTCGTCCAGGAGACCCTGCTGCGGGCCTGGCGCAACGCCCACCGGCTCGGCGCGCAGGGCCAGGCGTCGCTGCGGCCGTGGCTGGTGACCGTCGCGCGGCGGATCGTCATCGACGACCACCGCAGCGAGCAGGCCCGACCGGCCGAGACGTTCGACCGCGACCTGGAGGTCTTCTCCGAGGCCGACGAGACCGACCGGGTCCTGCGCCAGATGACGGTGAGCGACGCACTTCGGACGCTCAGCCAGCCGCACCGGGAGATCCTGGTCGCCACCTACTTCCGGGGCCGGACGGTGCCGGAGGCCGCCGAGGAGCTCGGTCTGCCGCTGGGCACCGCCAAGTCCCGGGTCTACTACGCGCTTCGGGCGCTACGGGCCGCCCTGCAGGAGCGCGGGGTGACCGAGTGA
- a CDS encoding zf-HC2 domain-containing protein, which produces MSGTDHLDVASYALGALDPVETARFEEHLAECWNCARELETLLPVVDLLGEIDAEDLVVAEQSVSDGRLLDRMLVAVSEDRRRERSRRLFSLAAGVVLLAMLTGFALFAGGQWLAEPGTNTAGPGGRDTGSVPSAPPPITSSPGFGVGGPELDAGERLTATDETTGVEATLLLQSEPFGTQISFALAKLTGPQNCRLVVLRKSGSAEVVSSWSVPVTGYGTGAEPAPLLLQTTTAAPRSDIDRIQVQAIDLKGVATALVTVPV; this is translated from the coding sequence GTGAGCGGCACGGACCACCTGGACGTCGCCTCGTACGCGCTGGGCGCCCTCGACCCGGTCGAGACCGCGCGCTTCGAGGAGCACCTCGCGGAGTGCTGGAACTGCGCCCGGGAACTGGAGACGCTGCTGCCGGTGGTCGACCTGCTCGGCGAGATCGACGCCGAGGACCTGGTGGTGGCCGAACAGTCCGTTTCGGACGGTCGGCTGCTCGACCGGATGCTCGTCGCGGTGAGCGAGGACCGCCGCCGGGAACGCAGCCGGCGGCTGTTCAGCCTGGCCGCCGGGGTGGTCCTGTTGGCCATGCTGACCGGCTTCGCGCTCTTCGCCGGCGGCCAGTGGCTGGCCGAACCGGGGACGAACACCGCCGGTCCCGGCGGGCGCGACACCGGGTCGGTGCCCAGCGCACCGCCGCCGATCACCAGCTCCCCCGGCTTCGGCGTCGGCGGGCCGGAGTTGGACGCCGGCGAACGGCTCACCGCTACCGACGAGACCACCGGCGTCGAGGCCACCCTGCTGCTGCAGTCCGAGCCGTTCGGCACCCAGATCTCGTTCGCGCTGGCCAAGCTCACCGGGCCGCAGAACTGCCGGCTGGTGGTGCTGCGCAAGAGCGGGTCGGCGGAGGTGGTCTCCAGCTGGTCGGTGCCGGTCACCGGTTACGGCACGGGCGCCGAGCCGGCCCCGCTGCTGTTGCAGACCACCACGGCGGCGCCGCGGTCCGACATCGACCGGATCCAGGTGCAGGCGATCGACCTCAAGGGAGTCGCCACCGCGCTGGTCACCGTTCCGGTCTGA
- a CDS encoding plasmid pRiA4b ORF-3 family protein encodes MRRQIYQLRVSLADVTPPVWRRVLVPGGYTLDRLHRVFQHVLGWQDCHLHSFDIDGLQYGVPDPEGELTLRDELDCRLDAVLAKGSRFRYTYDFGDWWEHEVAVEDVFGADPDERYPVCVAGQRACPPEDVGGAFGYRGFLVALADPAHPDHRAMRQWIGREFDPERFDAGRVTTLARRLA; translated from the coding sequence ATGCGGCGTCAGATCTACCAGCTCAGGGTCTCGCTCGCCGACGTGACACCGCCGGTGTGGCGGCGGGTGCTGGTGCCCGGCGGTTACACCCTGGACCGGCTGCACCGGGTGTTTCAGCACGTGCTGGGCTGGCAGGACTGCCACCTGCACTCGTTCGACATCGACGGTCTGCAGTACGGCGTACCGGATCCGGAGGGTGAGCTGACCCTGCGCGACGAGCTGGACTGCCGGCTGGACGCGGTGCTCGCGAAGGGCAGCCGGTTCCGCTACACCTACGACTTCGGCGACTGGTGGGAGCACGAGGTGGCCGTCGAGGACGTCTTCGGCGCCGACCCGGACGAGCGGTACCCGGTCTGTGTCGCGGGGCAGCGGGCCTGCCCGCCGGAGGACGTCGGCGGAGCCTTCGGCTATCGGGGCTTCCTGGTGGCGCTCGCCGATCCGGCGCACCCCGACCACCGGGCGATGCGGCAGTGGATCGGCCGCGAGTTCGACCCCGAGCGGTTCGACGCGGGCCGGGTCACCACGCTGGCCCGCCGCCTCGCCTGA
- a CDS encoding ATP-binding protein, with product MSDSTPEPAAEQVGRVLGTADATPLQFWTAVLPGGYLQLDDVVVTRRELPDREPVTISGVVTQVRARHEGAQFDSDVFAIADGTLPAQVQEAAEVTTTRVDPEFYVPPTPGALVHRAQGGERDSALHFDRMERRVPMGTGRDGVPVFLNADFLDGSRGAHVSISGISGVATKTSFATFLLYSVFRSGVLGGDAVNAKALIFNVKGEDLLFLDHPNTRLDEPTRAAYDKLGLTAGAFPDLRVYAPPRAGDSSGTPDVSSRLAGVDSFYWTLTEFCADRLLPYVFADADDERQQYTMVVHSVAAHLARYAQPADGGVSLDGVRINSYPDLVDHIVEQLADDETRATWAGSAVGLGTTNAFARRLIGSKRDLSRLIRGDLASRRPHAINTSESAQVTVVDLHNLPDRAQRFVVGVTLRGEFERKEKAGTAKPLLFVVLDELNKYAPREGSSPIKEVLLDIAERGRSLGVILIGAQQTASEVERRIVTNSAIRVVGRLDPAEASRPEYGFLPPAQRQRALLAKPGTMFVSQPDIPVPLCLEFPFPAWATRVSEAGRPPSETLRSITQQSDPFAVVGTRAGALADDDIPF from the coding sequence ATGAGCGACAGCACGCCGGAACCGGCGGCCGAACAGGTCGGCCGGGTGCTCGGCACCGCCGACGCCACCCCGCTGCAGTTCTGGACCGCCGTGCTGCCCGGTGGCTACCTGCAGCTCGACGACGTGGTGGTCACCCGGCGCGAGCTGCCCGACCGGGAGCCGGTCACCATCTCCGGGGTGGTGACCCAGGTCCGGGCCCGGCACGAGGGCGCCCAGTTCGACTCGGACGTCTTCGCCATCGCCGACGGCACCCTGCCGGCGCAGGTCCAGGAGGCCGCCGAGGTGACCACCACCCGGGTCGACCCGGAGTTCTACGTGCCACCGACGCCGGGCGCGCTGGTGCACCGGGCGCAGGGCGGCGAGCGGGACTCCGCCCTGCACTTCGACCGGATGGAACGCCGGGTGCCGATGGGCACCGGCCGGGACGGGGTGCCGGTCTTCCTCAACGCCGACTTCCTGGACGGCAGCCGGGGGGCGCACGTCTCCATCTCCGGCATCTCCGGGGTGGCCACCAAGACCAGCTTCGCGACGTTCCTGCTCTACTCGGTGTTCCGGTCCGGGGTGCTCGGCGGTGACGCGGTGAACGCCAAGGCGCTGATCTTCAACGTCAAGGGCGAGGACCTGCTCTTCCTCGACCACCCGAACACCCGGCTGGACGAGCCGACCAGGGCCGCGTACGACAAGTTGGGGTTGACCGCCGGGGCCTTTCCGGACCTGCGGGTCTACGCCCCGCCGCGGGCCGGCGACTCGTCCGGCACGCCGGATGTGAGCAGCCGGCTGGCCGGCGTGGACAGCTTCTACTGGACGCTCACCGAGTTCTGCGCCGACCGGCTGCTGCCGTACGTCTTCGCCGACGCCGACGACGAACGGCAGCAGTACACGATGGTGGTGCACTCGGTCGCCGCGCACCTGGCCCGGTACGCCCAACCCGCCGACGGCGGCGTCAGCCTGGACGGGGTCCGGATCAACTCCTACCCCGACCTGGTGGACCACATCGTCGAGCAGCTCGCCGACGACGAGACCCGGGCCACCTGGGCCGGCAGCGCGGTCGGGCTGGGCACCACGAACGCGTTCGCCCGGCGGCTGATCGGCAGCAAGCGCGACCTGTCCCGGCTGATCCGGGGCGACCTGGCCAGCCGCCGGCCGCACGCCATCAACACCTCGGAGAGCGCCCAGGTCACCGTCGTGGACCTGCACAACCTGCCGGACCGGGCGCAACGGTTCGTGGTCGGCGTGACGCTGCGCGGCGAGTTCGAGCGCAAGGAGAAGGCCGGCACCGCCAAGCCGCTGCTCTTCGTCGTGCTGGACGAACTGAACAAGTACGCCCCACGGGAGGGCTCCTCGCCGATCAAGGAGGTGCTGCTGGACATCGCCGAGCGCGGCCGCTCCCTCGGGGTGATCCTGATCGGCGCCCAGCAGACCGCCAGCGAGGTGGAGCGGCGGATCGTCACCAACTCGGCGATCCGGGTGGTCGGCCGGCTCGACCCGGCCGAGGCGTCCCGACCCGAGTACGGCTTCCTCCCGCCGGCCCAGCGGCAGCGGGCGCTGCTGGCCAAGCCGGGCACCATGTTCGTCAGCCAGCCGGACATCCCGGTGCCGCTCTGCCTGGAGTTCCCGTTCCCGGCCTGGGCGACCCGGGTCTCCGAGGCCGGCCGACCGCCCTCGGAGACGCTGCGCTCGATCACCCAGCAGTCGGACCCGTTCGCGGTGGTCGGCACCCGGGCCGGCGCGCTCGCCGACGACGACATCCCGTTCTGA